In a genomic window of Roseiflexus castenholzii DSM 13941:
- a CDS encoding LCP family protein, with protein MRLIRHHGVRRRFVLTLLGMMALTGIIAIARLGFEWKQALDDVDAMIVTPVVLAPTPEPMLSTSVPADAPVNPLPLLPTVAPTMAPENDDPVNILLLGADARVGEEISRTDAIILLHINPRTGRVSMLSFPRDLMVDTPGFGRRKINSVYLLGETRLGKGYGAALLKQTVSDLVGVPVHHFALINFEGFRRVIDLVGGISIDVPKVIDDPRYPVDAFPGDVRTMQVRFEPGTQWMDGERALIYARTRHADSDFGRNQRQQQVLLALVERVRERGLISQINKIDDYTSALRDYVRTDVPRSEMIRLARAASRMDLDNIQRYAIDSKMIITLGSPDTFAADPKALREVVDRMIAGGAPTP; from the coding sequence GTGCGCTTGATACGTCACCACGGTGTGCGTCGTCGTTTTGTTCTCACGCTATTGGGCATGATGGCGCTGACCGGAATTATCGCCATCGCCCGCCTCGGCTTCGAATGGAAACAGGCGCTCGACGATGTGGACGCAATGATCGTGACGCCCGTCGTCCTTGCGCCGACCCCTGAACCGATGCTCAGCACGTCGGTTCCTGCCGATGCGCCGGTGAATCCTCTACCGCTATTGCCAACCGTCGCTCCAACAATGGCGCCTGAGAATGATGATCCGGTCAATATTCTGCTCCTCGGCGCCGATGCGCGCGTTGGCGAAGAGATCAGCCGTACCGATGCCATCATTCTGCTCCATATCAATCCGCGCACCGGTCGCGTCAGTATGCTGTCGTTCCCGCGCGATCTGATGGTCGATACGCCGGGATTTGGGCGACGGAAAATTAATTCGGTCTATCTGCTTGGCGAGACCCGTCTTGGCAAAGGGTATGGCGCTGCTTTGTTAAAGCAAACCGTCTCTGATCTGGTCGGCGTTCCGGTCCATCACTTTGCGCTGATCAACTTCGAGGGGTTTCGCCGTGTTATCGACTTGGTCGGCGGTATTTCCATCGATGTGCCCAAAGTGATCGATGATCCGCGCTATCCGGTGGATGCGTTCCCCGGCGATGTGCGCACGATGCAGGTGCGCTTCGAACCGGGGACACAGTGGATGGATGGTGAACGCGCCCTGATCTATGCGCGCACACGCCATGCCGATAGCGACTTCGGGCGGAATCAACGTCAGCAACAGGTGCTGCTGGCGCTGGTCGAACGTGTGCGTGAACGTGGGCTGATTTCGCAGATCAACAAGATCGACGACTATACCAGCGCCCTGCGCGACTATGTGCGCACCGACGTGCCACGCAGCGAGATGATCCGCCTGGCGCGCGCTGCAAGCCGCATGGACCTCGATAATATTCAGCGGTATGCGATCGACTCGAAGATGATTATCACGCTGGGCAGCCCCGATACGTTTGCGGCTGATCCTAAAGCCTTGCGCGAAGTCGTTGACCGCATGATCGCCGGAGGCGCCCCCACGCCATAG